The sequence below is a genomic window from Ipomoea triloba cultivar NCNSP0323 chromosome 2, ASM357664v1.
CCTCTTTTGCAAGATGTTGATGTTACAATTAATCCCTCAAGTGTTACTGCACTGTTGATGAGACCATCTGATGGAAATGCTGGAGTAAAAAAGCTTTTAAATCTTCCAAATTTAGATTCTTTAGATGTGCATGGCCTAGGTCCTTCCAAAGAGACATTTGAGAAAAGCAACACTGCAGCTAGCCAAAGATTACTACATGAGCATAAGGGCACATTCGTGCATGGTGATTGCAGTGATGCAAAGTCAGGAGAAGAGGAAGTCGTGAATCATAATGATGGTGATAGAGGCCAAGTGCTACAAGCTGCACAGGTGGTTATGAACATGCTTGATGTGACTATGCCTGACACACTTAAAGAAGAACAAAAGAAGAAGGTAAAGCCTATCCATCAATTCTAACCTCATGGTAATTTGTATTGTTCGCTTCCCCCTAAATTGAGCTTCATTATGTCACTGAAAATGTCTTCAACATTAGTCATATTACAATTGTATGATTGTATTGAACAGTCCTTTGATTTTTTGCATTCATGCGCAGGTCCTGACTGCTGTTGGTCAAGGAGAGACATTGATAAATGCTTTGCAAGGTGCTGTACCTGAAGATGTTCGTGGGAAGCTTACCACAGCAGTTTCTGAAATTGTTCATAATCAAGGTTCTAACTTGAAACTAGATGGACTCCTGGCTCTTGGATCCATTCCTTATGTAACATCAAGGTCAAAATCAGCTGTCCAAGAAAAGGTTAGAGGAGGTTCTAGTGCAGAAGTTGAAAATGAATCTTTACATTCTTCAGATGGGGTGAAGGCTGGCAATTTGCAAAATAGTTCAAACAAGGGTGTATCTAGTGCAGACAATCGCCTTGAGGAACTAGAATCAGAATGGCAGGCTTCAGAGAATTTGCAAAAATCAGATGATACTGGTCAGTCTCAACCAATGAACAGCTCTTCTTCTATGGAAAAGGAGGAAATGACTGATTTGGTAGACAATAATGAAAATGCAGATCATTCTGGGGGTAAAACTGTTCTGGATTCTGGTACCAAGGAAAATGAATCAAAAGCAGGAGCAGAACCAGAGAGTTCAAACTTTTCTGAAGGGGCGAGTGCCATTGAGAATATGGACTCTGAGAAATACAAAATGCAGCTAGATGGTGGAAAGAATCAGATGGACTTGAAAGAAGAGAGTTATAATCattcaaaagaagaaaatgttgcTGATTCTTCTGGTGATAAAAATAAGACAATGTCAAACACACAGGCAGAGGACAAATCAACATCTCCTGCATCTCCCTCAGAGACCCAAGTGATGGAAAAAGAGGGCAGTGATAACataaagagagaagaaaaaagcatgcaaacaaattcaaaccaaaGTATAACAAATACACCAGGCTTTAGTGTTTCTCAAGCATTAGATGCCTTTACTTCGATAGATGATTCGACCCAGGTGGCAGTTAATAGTGTATTTCATGTTCTGGAGGATATGATTACTCAGCTAGAGGAgggaaaaaatgatgaaaataaaattaatgacaAATACAACCGTGAGTTGGAAGATCCTGAGGAGAAAAATGAGTATGCTGAGACACCACCTTCAGATGCTATTCCTTTAAATAACCAATCACACACGGAGGAGAAATCTAAAGAGGTGCATGTGAGTTTTGGTGATAGTAGTGCAGATACAAAGCACTCTGCAGAAAGGAATGAAGGAAATAAGCAAAACTTTGTCAATGGAAAACTTTCTGCCGAGGATTCTGCTCAGTACTTAAATACTGTTTCTCATAATGTTCCAATGTATGTTATAAAAGATTTACATGGAGACCCACTTCACAAAGTAAATTACCTAGTTTCTAAAGCCAGAAGGACCAATTCACTAGATTTAGATACCACAACGGCTTTGTTTCTTGACTACTTCCCAGAGGATGGTCAATGGAAGCTATTAGAGCAGACAGAAAATGATGTTGATTCTGATGAAGTGGTTGCATCTCACGAAGGTGGGCATTCACAACCAAAATCAAAGGATATAGATATTGAACCATATTATGTAATTTTAGATTCTGAGAAGCAGCGGGAGATGATAGAAAAATCTAATGGAAATGTTGAAATTGGTAATGAAAAATTAGAAGAGCCTTCTCACATTATCCGAAGTATTATATTGGACACTTTGAAAGTTGAAGTTGGTCGAAGGCTAAGTTCAGCTGACATGGAGGAAATGGAGCCTGAACTTGCCAGAGATCTAGAACACATTGCAAATGCTGTTTCTCGAGGTGTAGGGTTAGATGACAGGCTGACATCAGTTACAAAACTTGAGGACACGGATTCAGAGAAAGTTGGCAACCTTCATGGGGAGCATGTAGTAAAAGCTATATCCTCTGCAGTTCAGAATACCAGTTATTTGAGGAGAGTATTGCCTGTTGGGGTTATTGTTGGCTCTAGCTTGGCTGCACTAAGAAAATCCTTTGATGTATCTGCAGTTGAAAACAATGGCAAAAGCAATGAAATGATCCTTGATCAaataactaaaagtgaaaaGGGATCTGATGACGTACTTTCTCagaatactaatcagaaatatgAGCTGGAGAGTTCTGATCTCAAGACTGAGAGAAGAGTAGAATCCAGAAATTTGAACAAATCCAACACTGAGAGTAGAGATGATTCAGGAGATTCAAGCAAATCCATTATGGTTGGAGCTGTTACTGCAGCCTTAGGAGCATCTGCATTTCTTCTCCATCATCaggtaaaatttaattttaagggCACTAATCTCTATCATATTACTCTAGAATGACCTTAGAAGCATCTTGCCTGTTATTCACATCTATGGGGCTGTCACCTGCTTCAGAGTATCTGCAGCAATTGGTGCATACTTGCAATTCTTTGCAGACTATACTCTTGCAAAGCAATGGCATATTACCCATAAATTTTGCTTTGTATATCtgttgaaatattaaatatatctgccTTGGGCAGTCTGCCTTGGGCAGTCCACATCTTTGACTTCTTGGGCAGACTTCTTGAGCAGTGCAGTGTAGTGTCTACCTAGAGCAGTGTAGTTTTATTATGTctcttgtgtgtatatatattagtgtgtaTATCTGAAATAATAGAGTGTAGAGAGTAGAAACATCTTGTAATCTTTGTATAGATCAGAAATATAAATCAGAAACTTTTCTTTCAGTTCTGAACATCAGTTTTCTGCATTTTTTCTGGTCTGAAACATCAGTTTTCTACAATATCCAATTAGGAACACCCATTCAGCTACTGATGTTGTAGTACTAAGGAAAAACAATATCCTGGTCAAAGCCATGGTCTTTGAATTTCTAGAAGAGGAAAGGTTGCTAAGTTGTTTGGAGGATCGGGGATTGTTTTAAATATTCTCTCTTTTTCCCCCCAATAGCCGACCTAAAGGCATATTGTTTATGGACTGAATAAGTAATAGGTTATAGACTTCTAGTTAGTTAattaggcaataaaagactctTGCTCTGATTATTTTCCTAGTATGTATTTATTGTCCCTTCTCTATAAATGCTTAATATATAGTACCTATGTGCTTAAAGGAAAATGGGACTGGAAATTTGTCCAATCCCCACAATGGAAAAGAAGATGCAAGCACGGAGACTCACAAGCTTGAGGATGTGGATAAAACACAGGATAACATAGTTACAAGTCTTGCTGAGAAAGCAATGTCTATTGCTAGTCCTGTGGTACCCACAAAAGATGGTCATGTGGATCAAGAAAGGTTTTATATTCTCTAATAATTTGCTCTATACTTATCTTCTTTCACCCTAATCCTTTTTCTTAAGGagcattttattaattttgtttaatgcATAGGTTGGTGGCAATGCTGGCAGAGTTAGGACAAAGAGGTGGAATTTTAAGGTTTGTTGGAAAATTTGCATTGCTTTGGGGTGGATTGCGTGGTGCTATGAGTTTAACCGATAAGCTCATTTCATTTCTGCGCATTGCTGAACGCCCTTTGTTCCAGAGGTAAACTCCTTTCCTAACTGTTAAGTTTAGGTCTCATGTATCCCTGAAATTGGCAAGAATGTAGTCCCAATTTCACTGAAAGTTCTTTCTTTGACCTGGCTACAGGATTCTTGCATTTATCTGTATGGTGCTGGTTTTATGGTCACCTGTTGCTGTACCTTTGCTGCCAACACTTGTGCAGAGTTGGACCACACATCAACCATCCAAAGTTGCTGAGCTGGTTTGCATTGTTGGCCTCTATATCTCCGTTTTGCTACTAGTTACTTTATGGGGAAAAAGAATTCGTGGGTATGAAAATCCACTTGAACAATATGGGCTGGATTTGACTTCACTATCAAAGGTGCGGAATCTTGCTATTAAGCATTTCATATATTTCAGACTTTGTCAATGTGAATGAGTCTTACTAAGGAAACACTTATTTCAGTGGATCTCTAATTAGTCCTGGCAGGTTCAAGAAATTGGCACACAGGACTCTAGGAAACAATTTGACTTACCTTGCTTAGATGTCAACTGCCTTGCTTGCAGGTTCAGGATTTTATAAAGGGTTTGATTGGAGGAATCATTCTTGTTTTACTGATTTATTCAGTAAACTCCCTACTTGGCTGTGTCCATCTCCACTTTCCTATCACTTTCACTTCATCATCTTCAGCTGCTCTAGCATGGTTGAAACTGTTTAGTCAGATGGTTGTACTAGCTGTTCAAGGACTAGCAACCGCAACAGGGATTGCAATTGTTGAGGAATTGCTTTTCAGATCATGGTTGCCTGATGAAATTGCTCCTGACCTTGGATACAATCGAGGAATAATCATTTCAGGACTTGCGTTTTCTTTATTGCAAAGGTATATTTCTCTAATCATCTGACATAACTTCTCACGTGATGATCATCCTAGCACCTTATGTGTTGCATATATAAACATCTAGATGGATTTAACGTGCTGTTTTTTCAGTTCACATTCCAATCCTATTCTAAAGAAAATGTGAGTCTTAAAACAGAAAATTTTTGTTGGGTGTTTACCAAATTTGACTCCTCTGCTTATATAAATCTGTATTTGCTTCATTAAGAAAAtttattcaagaaaaatatattattaatttagcaGAGTAGAATTATAACATAGCATAAAAAAGCTCAACCTAAATGGATTATTTCAGGAACAGAATTTGACTGAAAGATTTTGTTAAGTCAATCATGACCTTGACCTTCCTCTTAATGATATTCCAGGTCACTATGGGCAGTGCCTGGCCTATGGATACTATCACTAGCTCTTTCTGGTGTTCGGAAAAGAAACCGGGGTAGCCTCTCCCTTCCTATCGGGCTACGTGCAGGGATATTGGCTTCTAGTTTTTTCTTGAAGACGGGAGGCTTTTTGAGGTTTGAGTCTAAGTTTCCACCATGGTTTACTGGACCATACTCTTCTCATCCTTTTAGTGGCGCAATTGGTCTTGCCTTTGCATTGTTGTTGGCAGCAGTTGTCTATCCAATCCAACTTCATAAGAAAAATTTGTGTAGGACCATCAGGGAATAAACATACCGATACTAATTCGCACCAAAGCATGTGTGCAAAGATGCAATGCACATTTGGATAGCGCCTCCCCTTTGTGCCAAATATGTCCTGCACAATAACTGCAGGATTCCAGCTCTTTTTTTCAGGAAGACTCAACCAACTCGATCTGTTGTTCGATCTCCTGCCACGAGTGCTGTTTCTTTGACCTCTGCTTCCTACGCCTTCGCCTTCAGTTTAGACAGAAGCAACATGCAAAGGAAAACAGGCAATTCAGTTATGTGAGGTTAGTGATTCCTGTAAACTGCCTCTGGAAATTCACTTCACCTTGATGTGGCCAAATTTTGTAGTTTCAAAGTGTATATAGATGGGGAAATTCTTTCCCGTTGATATAACTGTGCATATGAGCACTGATACGACCACGacagaaatataattaaattataatttattgacTAATTATAGATATAATTTGAACTAAACACTTTCTTGATATTAAGAGATTGAAAAGTATcagaattatttatatatgcacATATTATTGGACCTTACTTcagattatgtatatataattaatatattatgtacataatCTGAAAATTGAATGTATCTAATTTGTTAACTGAAAACCCATGTTAATTGTATGGATATAATTTCTAGTATAAAATGTGCATGGTggttcacgatataatttgtgtGCACATTATAACCCAAGTAAAAGGCACATTGTATAAGACTaataattttcaagaaaaaaaatatataatttgtgtgcACGTTATAACCCAAGTAAAAGGCACATTGTATAAGACTgataattttcaagaaaaaaaaaaagtaaactaaataataaaaatttcaattattataaataaaagtttgtttaaaaaataaataaaagttaataataattttatttttactacttatatagttttataattcatagtaattaacatttttactacttaaaatgatttttaaaaaaaatcacattttctTACTCATCGTGGATAATAATCGAAAATGGAAGATTGGATTTCCAGACTAGGAGCACAGGAAGAAAATATTTGGATTACATTAGAaggttgaaaatttttattacaaaattccGCAGAATTTCCAAATCCTCTCCCCTCTGAACTGTGATGCAGAATGTAAAGGCAACTAAAAAGCAAACAACAATCACTCGCTGCTATTGCTACTCAACAAATATGACAACTAGAGGGTGACCAACAAAAGACCAAAACAGAATCCTCTTCCAATTGTCACAATCTATGAAGGTTTTTATTCCGGCCAAACAGCCGCCGGGATTGTCATATAACTCGGTCACCCCAACGCCACGCCGCCTTCGTTTACTCGACGGCCAAAGGAACGGCTTCCGCCTGGAGAACAATGCAGGTTAGCTATTTGTGTATAGTACCAAAGAGCTAAAGGATGCGagaatgaagaagaactcaCCAACTTGCGGTACTTGAGTGCATAAAACATTTCAAGATAGCGACGGATCTCAAGGCGGTCTAGCTTGGAGACGTATTTCCAGAAGCCATAAACACCCGCCAGAGTCAACAACCTGTCCGAGTAGATTTGCCATGTGTACCTACACGAGGGCGATTATCAGTTTAGACTTCTAGTTAAAACAGAGTACATCTCTCATCGTCTATGTTGGTGTCGTGATATAGGTTCTTACTTCTCCTGGATACGTTTCAGGCCGCCTGCTGAGATGGTTTCCCAGTGAGAGGGATCCTTCTTGCACTTCTCGAAGAAGTCGACGAGGAGCTCAGCTGCCTGCTCGCCATGGTATGGATCAATGTGGAAGCCAGACTTTCCGTGAACGATGATCTCAGCTGGACCGCCATGGTTAGTGGCAAAAGTGGGCAGACCACAGGTCATGGCCTCGACCACAGTCAAGCCGAAGGCCTCATAGAAAGCGGGTTGCACGAATGCTCCCTTGGTGTCACAGATGTACCTGTAGAGCTCACCATTCCTCACACGGTTCATCTGGGACGAGATCCACCTGAACTGCCCATTCAAATTGTACGTCTTTATGAGTTCGTACATCTTCTTCATCTCAGCTTGCTCTTCAATATCCTTGGATTCCTTCCTCCTGTCACCCCCGACCACGACAAGATTCACCAGCTCCCTAAGCTTCGGGCTCTTGGCGTAGAATTCAACAAGTCCCGTTAAGTTCTTCACACGGTCCAACCTCGCCATGGTGAATAAGATGGGCTTGCTCCTATCTTTTAACACACATCTGTGAATGTTACAGTGCACCAATCAGTCCAAGCTTAGTTAAAACCGCAATGAAATTTCCTATTCCTAGTGGCCGTAAACGAATATGAACTTACAGATGCTCCTCATTCTCAACATCACTGTATAGCAAGTCCTCGATTTCGGGGTGAAGTGATGTTAGTCTCTTTTCTTTCTCCGAGTACGGGAAGTATAGGTTCATATCGGCCCCTGGTGACACGATGTTGAATTTGGGGTCGAACACATCAATGCCATGAACAACTCTGTACAGCCCGGGCATTGTGAAGGCCATATGGCTCTCATACTGTCCAACAGTGTCCTTGCTGAAAGTACGAAAGCAACAAGCATTAATCATATTGGAAGCATGAAAATAAGTGTTACGGGTTCAGCTATAGCTAACTAAGGAAGGCGGGAATACCTTCCAGCTATTTCTTGGAAGGTGCTGGTGATGATGAAATCGGTATGGTTCATAGCAATAAGATCAGCTGTGAACTGGGACGAGAAGTGATATTTCTCGTCAAACTTCTTCCAGTAAATGTCTGAATCCGGATACTTTGTCTTCTCCAACGCATGAGCAATGGTGCACTGTAACAGATAGAAACCACGACATAAACTTTAATCATTCCCGAGTATTAAACCCGACGAGAGAAGTTCAAAAGGAATAGCATACAGACCTGTGTTACGCCCAACTTGTGAGCCAGTAACGAGGCAGCAAGGTTACCCTCGCTGTAGTTTCCAATTATCAGATCTGGCTTGGCCTGCAGCTCAGCAGTAATTTCTGTCGCAACATCCTCGATGAAAGTCTCCATGTACGGCCAGACTTCAAAACGGGAGATCCATTTCCGGACCATGCCCTTATCAGTCCTGAAGGGAACACGCAAAATGTGCGAGTGCTCTGCTCCATAGACCTTCTCAAGCCGCTGACCACAAGTGGTTCCAACCGCATCTGGCAGCAGCCTGGTTATCTGAAAATAAAGCCGAGATAGAGTGTGAGATTGAGAAATGAAGACAGATTTCAGAAACCGTCAATTAGATCAGTATAGTACTAACAATTAGGATTCGTGGCTTGACATCAAGTCCTTGTTCTTTGATACGCTTAAGCATCTCACGCTCCAAGGCGGGGACTTGATCCAAAATATAAACCACCTGACAATTGTAGGAAAGCGAAAAGTGAGTAATTGTGGATTTGTGGCATTAACCTTGAACTAGATAAGGTCGAGAGTCGAAGAACAAATAACACACCTGACCACCAGTGTCGGGATAACCCAAAACATTTTCCTGGGCAAAGTAACCATGGGGAGAAAGAATAACAACATTGAAAACCATAGGAATTCTCCCGAGGAATTTCTCGAGAGTACACGAATCAGGAGCCTCAAGGAGGTCAAGCATCATGCAGATCATTTCCAGCACATGCTCAGCGGTGTCACCCCAACCCCGCTCTAATCCGATCTCTTGGAACTTGTGTTCGAAATCAGCATACGGGGTTTCGGGAAGGAGGGTCGTTAGATACTCCTCCGCCTTCCTCAGGACACTTTGGAGAGTGTTCAAGTTCTGAATTCTATCATTAAGCATCATCGTCTACAAAAGAAAACCATACACCAGATCAAGCTTCTCAATCACCTAAATATTACCAGGCAATTAAAGAAATCCGAGAGAAACAAAGAACTGAAAGATGTGTTCCATCTCATATAAAAATCTAATCTGATAATCTAAGATGATAGTGAGACTACACACTTgtattacatatatacacatattgtATATATTATGCTCAATACAAAGCACACGGATCATGGAAAATGAAGCTTTACCTTGCCCTTGTATTGGTGAACTCGTAGAAAATCAAGGAGCGGGGTTAAGCTCTCTTTGTCATGGAACATCTTAGCGGATAGGTGCCTGTTGAGGAACTCCACTCCATTTCCAATGGACTTGGTAAGGGTTGGCTTGGGAAAGGATGCAGTAAACGGCTCAAAATCCAATTCAAGAACGAAGTTACCGTTGGCACTGGATCAAAGACACGACACTACTCAGTACAAATAACAACGTATAAATCAAAGGAAGATGCAATTAACAGCTCTAGAACCAGAACTTACGGTCCATCGACCAGCTCTTCTTTGAACTGCAGATACTCGGGGACAGTGAGCTCCTCGACAGCTAAAGCATGGACATTCACTCTCACGTATTCCCAGACACCGGGCCTCAGACGGATAGCAAGCGCAACCCATGGTGGCAGAACTATTGCTTCCTAGTGATTGCAAATCAAAAATTAACACTTATAACACTTATACCCAAACGCAAATTGAAGTTGAAGCACGTGCTTCGTTTCAATTAAACTAAAAGCTAAAAGCTGATAAACGGATACTGATAGTGAGACTACACATTTAGATTCTATATACTATACGGTCAAACAGAGAACTATACATAGATTCTATCGAGAATTCTAGGAAGAACAGTAACTGCAAAGTTACCTGTGTGGATTTCAAGACTTGCTGAAAGGCGTGATCGTTGAGCTTCTCTTGGTCCTCTTTGCAGATTGCTTCAAACTCTGCGAGGAGCTGGTGTGGCTTGAGGATTCCTTTCCCATGGCTTTCGATTCTGAAATATCGAAAACAAGTGCAAACAAAGCATTAAGCCACCACTCACAACCTGATCCATACATTCCACTACTCCTTAAACACCTATACATCATTAACAGCTTATTCAAGACAACAGAATCTTACTTCGACATAAACAGCAGAATCTCATTGCGGTGGGCAGTCAGCGTGGCATCCAGGCGCTCCCGGAGGCTGTGAACACGAGTCAGAACACGTTCAGCCATGGCAGTCAATGATCAAACGCAGAGCCTCAGCTGCAAGACAAACAACAGTGTAATAAGTAAGAGGAATACATGCTTGGTTTATCCAAAAAAGACAACCTAAACAAGAGACTGAACTAGACAGATACCAACCAACCCCCTGAGCAATCTAGAATACTAGGATCACCAAAATTTCAAATCTAGCAACCTAATATAACACAGTGCTACATCTCTAACACAACTACCAAACATGATCACATTTATTAGATCTTATCACTCAACCTATAACTACAGGCTAAAAGAAAAACCATGCGTGACAACCAAGAATCCTCACATCATAAAATAGTAACAACTGCCCCTGCCTAAACCACAAATTTAAAGTCTAAAAGCAACTAACTATGATTAGCCCTCTCTTTTAAACTTcttagcattttttttagtacactcTGCTCATAGCTAtgttctcaacctattgaagcacaaagaatcagtATCGCCTCCAccaaggctcgaacccacaacctctcatattagcataattactaataatgatCATTATCTTTTGAGTGACGAAATGAACATGCAGTCACTGCTCAAAGGTGTGCACGGAGTAAAACCATCCCTACCCTACCCTAGCGGACAAAGGACCACCAGGAGGGAAACCAATCTATAGGTAAGTGTGACCCGCTCAAACCAAGAGGCCAATAGGCCTCTTTTACTAAAGTCGTGTAATTACCAAGTCTAACAGCCTAAGGATCAAAATTATTGCAAAGTACTATTCTAATACACAGTTCATAAGAATCCAAGAACAGTTAGCTATGAACAAAAAAGAACCCCACCGCAAAATCAGGGCTTAGCGTGAAGAACGTGAATTAGTCCACATCAATTCCTCACAAAAGACAAGAGCTTTACGAGGTGTTTGGTTTAAAAGGAAAAGCATTTCAACGGATGACAGACAACGTTAGTGCAcaggaaaattaaaaataaataaataaataaacagagCACCAATATCTCTATCCAGAAAAAGAACAAGACTTTATGTAGCTCACTGGACAACGGAAGAGCAACTAAGAGAGGCTACAAAAAGGTCAAAACAAAAGcgtgagaatatatatatatataaagatccATGTCGAATAACCCAGATTTCCCACTAGAAATTGCGTAAACCTTAAAAATGGAATTTGAAACGTGTAGTATTTTACATGGCACACACATGCAAGCAAGCAAGCTAGCAATCATATGTAAGAATTTCACTATGGATTCCCCGTCAAATCTAGCCGACAGTCACCAAAACGTTAATCAAAATCCGATTTTGAGTAGCTTAGAGGGTGATCATAGCCATATTACAGATAATTTCTAGCAGCAAAATTTTAACAGCAGTAAAATTAAAAGATGCAAGTTTCAGGAGATGGACAAGAGAAGTCAAAATCTCCATGATCACAGACACAACGAGCAGCAGAGCTGCTAAAAGAGTGAAGAAATCAGGCAATGGGTTGTGTAATTTCTTTACCTCAGAGTGAGAGGAAGAAAGGAGCAATGGcggaacaaaaaggaagaaagagGCAATGCAAAGAAAAgggagaaagaaaagaagaaacgGAAATAACGGAGGGGGGAGATATGAGAAAATGAAAGAGTTTTGCTTCTTTGATGGTAGAACTAAGAGGCCGGAGAGGCCTTTTTATACAAACAAAACCAGTATTAATGTAATCAATTTTTGGATTCCTCTTTATCTTTTCACAAAGTTCAGACAAGTCGGGAAAAAACAAAGTTGTGCCTTCCGTTCCGTTACGTTTAACTCTGTTAATCACTATTTCGGTATATTACCATTTTCTCCTCCCACTTATCCCTTAGGTGCAAAAGACGAAATTTCTCACTCCCAAGACATCACATTCTGGTCCAACTGAAATTATGGAAGCGTTAAACCGCAGTGATTGACCAGTGTCTGATGTCAAAAAAGAACCACTCCCACAATAAGATAAAACTTCTACACCACAGTTGTTAGGACTCGATTGTCGTTATATGCAATCTCTCACTAATACTTATATAGGGGGAAAAATGACACATTTAATCTCTTAATTATAGTTAATGACCGTATGGTTTAGTGGTACGAAATGACTCTCCAATATAGAGAGTCGTTGCTTCAAGCATCGGAGAAAAtagtattaactctttgtgtttcagtatgTTGGATAATTCTTAATTAAGTGAGTCAAATTATAATGTTATAGGTTTtacaaaatggtaaatgataCCCATGAACATAAT
It includes:
- the LOC116006079 gene encoding uncharacterized protein LOC116006079 isoform X2 produces the protein MGIGWGYGANMLTKYLAEAGEETPLVAATCIDNPFDLEEATRRASPYFDQKLTSGLVDILQSNKELFQGRAKGFNVDKALVSTSIRDFEREISMVSYGFNAIEDFYAKSSTRDVVGRVKIPLLFIQNNDRSVPLYSVPQSSIAQNPFTSLLLCSRLPFTETMTSRSTISWCQNLTIEWLTAVELGLLKGRHPLLQDVDVTINPSSVTALLMRPSDGNAGVKKLLNLPNLDSLDVHGLGPSKETFEKSNTAASQRLLHEHKGTFVHGDCSDAKSGEEEVVNHNDGDRGQVLQAAQVVMNMLDVTMPDTLKEEQKKKVLTAVGQGETLINALQGAVPEDVRGKLTTAVSEIVHNQGSNLKLDGLLALGSIPYVTSRSKSAVQEKVRGGSSAEVENESLHSSDGVKAGNLQNSSNKGVSSADNRLEELESEWQASENLQKSDDTGQSQPMNSSSSMEKEEMTDLVDNNENADHSGGKTVLDSGTKENESKAGAEPESSNFSEGASAIENMDSEKYKMQLDGGKNQMDLKEESYNHSKEENVADSSGDKNKTMSNTQAEDKSTSPASPSETQVMEKEGSDNIKREEKSMQTNSNQSITNTPGFSVSQALDAFTSIDDSTQVAVNSVFHVLEDMITQLEEGKNDENKINDKYNRELEDPEEKNEYAETPPSDAIPLNNQSHTEEKSKEVHVSFGDSSADTKHSAERNEGNKQNFVNGKLSAEDSAQYLNTVSHNVPMYVIKDLHGDPLHKVNYLVSKARRTNSLDLDTTTALFLDYFPEDGQWKLLEQTENDVDSDEVVASHEGGHSQPKSKDIDIEPYYVILDSEKQREMIEKSNGNVEIGNEKLEEPSHIIRSIILDTLKVEVGRRLSSADMEEMEPELARDLEHIANAVSRGVGLDDRLTSVTKLEDTDSEKVGNLHGEHVVKAISSAVQNTSYLRRVLPVGVIVGSSLAALRKSFDVSAVENNGKSNEMILDQITKSEKGSDDVLSQNTNQKYELESSDLKTERRVESRNLNKSNTESRDDSGDSSKSIMVGAVTAALGASAFLLHHQENGTGNLSNPHNGKEDASTETHKLEDVDKTQDNIVTSLAEKAMSIASPVVPTKDGHVDQERLVAMLAELGQRGGILRFVGKFALLWGGLRGAMSLTDKLISFLRIAERPLFQRILAFICMVLVLWSPVAVPLLPTLVQSWTTHQPSKVAELVCIVGLYISVLLLVTLWGKRIRGYENPLEQYGLDLTSLSKVQDFIKGLIGGIILVLLIYSVNSLLGCVHLHFPITFTSSSSAALAWLKLFSQMVVLAVQGLATATGIAIVEELLFRSWLPDEIAPDLGYNRGIIISGLAFSLLQRSLWAVPGLWILSLALSGVRKRNRGSLSLPIGLRAGILASSFFLKTGGFLRFESKFPPWFTGPYSSHPFSGAIGLAFALLLAAVVYPIQLHKKNLCRTIRE